The following is a genomic window from Helicobacter sp. NHP19-003.
TGCGCCCAAGCCCACACAAGTCCCATTGCCAAAAAAGTTCTCATCAAATCCCTTAGAGTAAAAAGTTATAGCTGATGTAGTAGATGTTTCCGCCCGCAAAGGAATATGCAAAGGCGTGGCTGTATTTGAGCGGCGGGATTTTAAGCGCAAGCTCGATTCTATGGCGGGTGTTTAAGGTGAGTGCCACCCCCAAATTGACGAGCAAACCAAAACCATTGGGGTTGTTCTTAGCGTTGGGGTAGTCCTTATAGCCATTCCAACCCACCCCCAGCCCGCCAAAGACCCCCACTGCATATTTTTTATACTTGTCTATGGGTTTGTCCATCACTAAATCTAAATTCATGGTCGCAATTTGGTAGGTACTGGTTTGACCCGCTTGCAACACACTTTGCGCCACCCCGCCCAAATACTCTCCATAAAAGCGCAACCCCGCCACTTCGCTGTGGCCCAAATACTTTTGGTAACCCACACGCACGCCATAGAGCAAGGGAAAGCCCTTATTAGTGATTCCATCGACTTTTAAATTCGTTTCTGCCAACACAAAGCCCAAAAACGGCCCGCTCTTTTTTTTTGCCATCTTTTGATCCAACTTGGCTTGTCTGGCTTCGTAAAGCTGCCCTTTGAGCATGTAAATCATGAACTGCTTTTCTTGGATGGCTGATCTAGCACTCAGCGCACACACACAAATGCATAAAACAAGGGGCTTAAAAGACATATTGATACCCCACATGCACAATCCCCCCCCACCATGAAATGTCTTTATTTGCCAGCAATTTAAACTCCAGCTCCACGCGGTTATGCCCGAAAAAGTTAAACGCCACCCCCGTGTTTGCCATCATCCCAAAAAACGAATTGGTGCTGATCCCTTGAGCGATCACGCCCACGCCCACGCCCAAAATAAAACCCACAGACAAATACCGCCCCACGAAGGGCAACACCGGATCGATCATCAAATCTGCGTTGAGCATCGCACTTTGGTAGGCGATGCGCCCAAAACGCGATTGTTTAGGCACGCCCCCGATGTATTCGATGTAAATGCGCCGCCCGACCACATTAGGGCGGAAGGTCTTGGCAAAGAGTGAGGGGCGGAAGGTCTGGTAACCAAAGCGCACTCCAATTGCCCATAAGTAGTTTAGATTATTGCCCGTAATGCTCGCACTGCCCGTGCGCTCCCTAATTTGGTTGTTGTAGAAAAAACCCGTGCTAAGCCCGATCATGAGGCCTGTCTTTTTCTCAGCATCCTTGATGTCGGTGATGAGTCGTTTCACATCTTTGTTGCTGTAGGTTTCGTAAAACTTAATGTATTTGTAATACTTAGGGTCTAAATGTCCATAATCCACACTCTCCGACCCCCACAAAAAAAGCGGCAAAAGCAAAAAGGAGGCAAAAGCCCCACCATTTATCCTCAAATCATCACTCCAAACAGCTACAAAAGCGTACATGCAATTTTAGTCCTATCATAGCATTTTAAAGGTAAAATGTCCTAAAAACTAGGTTATCCGTGAAAAAAATCAACTTGAGTACCTTATACACCAAAAAACACCCCAAAGAGGGCAATAAAGCCACAAAGATCAGCGCGATCACGGCTTACGATGCCCTGTTTGCGTCCATTTTTGATCCTATCATTGACTTCATTTTAGTGGGCGATAGCTTGAACATGAGCTTTAATGGCAAGCCAGACACCCTAAGCGCACATATGGATTTAATGCTTTACCACACCAAAGCAGTGTGTCAAGGGGCAAAGCGGGCGTTTGTGGTGGCGGACATGCCCTATGGTAGCTACAACACAACCAAACAAGCCGTGAAAAACGCCATGCGTTTTTACCAAGAGAGCCTAGCCGATGCCGTGAAATTAGAAGGCGGGATGCAAAAAGCCCATATCATCAAGGCCCTCGTGGGTGAGGGCGTGGCGGTGATAGGGCATGTAGGGCTCTTGCCCCAAAGCGTGCGGGGCGTGGGGGGCTATAAGATCGTGGGTAAAAACGCACAAAGTGCGCAAAAGGTGCTAGAAGACGCTTTGTCGGTGCAAGAAGCGGGGGCAAGCCTAGTGGTCTTAGAGGGTGTGGTGGCGAGCGTAGCCACAGAGATCAGCGCAAAATTAGACATCCCCACCATCGGCATAGGCAGCGGGGCGGGTTGCGATGGGCAGATTTTAGTTTTTAGCGACATGCTAGGGCTATTTAGTGCCTTTAAGCCCAAATTTGTGCGTACCTACTTAGAGGGGGCTAGTTTAATTCAAGAAGCCCTAAAACGCTATGTTGCCGACATCCAAGGGGGCAACTTCCCTAGCCCTGAAGAGAGTTACTAAAATGGATCGGGTCGTCAATTTAGAAAAGTTAGAGTTTGAAGAGCAAGAGAACCTCAGCCTAAGACCGCATTTATGGCAAGAATACATCGGGCAAGAGCCT
Proteins encoded in this region:
- a CDS encoding outer membrane beta-barrel protein, whose translation is MSFKPLVLCICVCALSARSAIQEKQFMIYMLKGQLYEARQAKLDQKMAKKKSGPFLGFVLAETNLKVDGITNKGFPLLYGVRVGYQKYLGHSEVAGLRFYGEYLGGVAQSVLQAGQTSTYQIATMNLDLVMDKPIDKYKKYAVGVFGGLGVGWNGYKDYPNAKNNPNGFGLLVNLGVALTLNTRHRIELALKIPPLKYSHAFAYSFAGGNIYYISYNFLL
- the panB gene encoding 3-methyl-2-oxobutanoate hydroxymethyltransferase — its product is MKKINLSTLYTKKHPKEGNKATKISAITAYDALFASIFDPIIDFILVGDSLNMSFNGKPDTLSAHMDLMLYHTKAVCQGAKRAFVVADMPYGSYNTTKQAVKNAMRFYQESLADAVKLEGGMQKAHIIKALVGEGVAVIGHVGLLPQSVRGVGGYKIVGKNAQSAQKVLEDALSVQEAGASLVVLEGVVASVATEISAKLDIPTIGIGSGAGCDGQILVFSDMLGLFSAFKPKFVRTYLEGASLIQEALKRYVADIQGGNFPSPEESY